In Alteromonas mediterranea DE, a single genomic region encodes these proteins:
- a CDS encoding nuclear transport factor 2 family protein, with protein sequence MNNSEKFKSYLLSYQNKDIEAISNLFAPDIHLRDWKISVHGKTVAISETQKNFDNASSLEIEILNIMENDNSVSGELKIVVNQTEVLFVVDVVTFNNDGLISSLRAYLGRES encoded by the coding sequence ATGAATAATTCAGAAAAATTTAAATCTTACCTTCTCAGCTATCAAAACAAAGATATTGAAGCGATTTCGAACCTTTTTGCTCCCGATATTCATCTGAGAGATTGGAAAATTTCTGTTCATGGTAAAACTGTCGCCATATCGGAAACTCAGAAGAATTTTGACAACGCTTCAAGTTTAGAAATCGAAATCTTAAACATTATGGAAAACGATAATTCGGTCTCTGGAGAGCTCAAGATTGTAGTCAATCAAACAGAAGTACTTTTTGTCGTTGACGTTGTAACATTCAATAATGACGGTTTAATTTCTTCTTTAAGGGCTTATCTTGGCAGGGAAAGCTAG